TCACCGCGGTGTTGGTGCGATTACTAAGAATGACGTTACCTTGGCATCTGCTTCAACAGCAGTAATCATTGGCTTTAACGTTAAACCTGAACCACAAACTGCAGTCTTTGCCGAACAAGAAGGTGTTGAAGTTAAGTTCTACACCGTTATTTACAAGGCAATTGAAGAGATCGAAGCATCTCTTAAAGGACTTCTTAAGCCAGAGTTTGAAGAGGCAGTACTTGGTAATGCTGAAATTAGAGACATATTTAAATCAAGCAAGTTTGGAAATATTGCTGGTTGCGTAGTTTCTGATGGAATTATTCGCCGAAATGCCAAGGTTCGAACTATGCGAGCTGGTGTTGTGATTGGTGAAAACTTGAGCATTGAATCACTTCGAAGATTTAAAGATGACGCCACTGAGGTTCGTGATGGATTTGAGTGCGGTATTGGTCTTGGATCATTTAAGGATCTGCAGGTTGGAGATGTAATCCAAGCTTATGAAATCCGTGAAAAAAAGCGGGCTTAACATATGCCAAGTAAACGTCCACTACAGGTTGCCGATCGCATCAAAGAGTTAGTTGCTAACGCGCTTGAGTCACGGGTAAAAGATCCTCGACTTGGGTTTGTAACAATTACTGATGTTCGAGTAACTGGTGATCTACAACAAGCTTCAGTTTTTTACACAGTTCTAGGTGATGCTGCTGCGCATGAATCAAGTGCTGCAGCATTAAGTAGTGCAAAGGGAATGCTTCGATCTGAGGTTGGGCGAGCACTTGGCTTAAGAGTTACACCATCGATTGAATTTTTCTTAGATGGCATGGCAGATTCTGCTTCAGCAATGAATGATTTAATTGAACAGATGCATAAGGCTGATGCTGAACTTGAAAAGTTAAGAGCTGGTGCAAAACCTGTTGCTGAAGATCCATATAAAAAACATAATTAATAGGTGATTTAATGGATGGCTTTTTATTAGTAGATAAAGCCGGGGCAATGACTAGCCATGATGTAGTGGCGATGGCTCGTAAAAAACTTGATACTAAAAAAGTCGGCCATGCTGGCACATTAGATCCGATGGCAACTGGGGTGTTAGTTCTTGGTGTTGGCATTGCTACCAGGCTTCTTACTTACATAACAGATGGTAAAAAAGCATATGAAGCAACTATTAATTTGGGAAGTGCAACACATACTGATGATAAAGATGGGGATGTAATCTCAACCGCCACTGCTGCTCAGATAGCAAAAGTTAATGATGAAGTAATTACAAATGAGATAGCAAAGTTTGTTGGAACTATTAAGCAAAGACCTAGTTCAGTATCTGCCATAAAAATTGATGGAAAATCTGCTCATGCCAGAGTTAGGGCAGGGGAGAGTGTTGATATTCCTGAGCGAGATGTGACTATCGATGAGATAGTGGTTAAAGAGATTAGACATACAGCCACAGCAATCGAAGTTGATGTATCTGTTACCTGCTCTGCCGGAA
The Candidatus Nanopelagicus limnes DNA segment above includes these coding regions:
- the rbfA gene encoding 30S ribosome-binding factor RbfA — encoded protein: MPSKRPLQVADRIKELVANALESRVKDPRLGFVTITDVRVTGDLQQASVFYTVLGDAAAHESSAAALSSAKGMLRSEVGRALGLRVTPSIEFFLDGMADSASAMNDLIEQMHKADAELEKLRAGAKPVAEDPYKKHN
- the truB gene encoding tRNA pseudouridine(55) synthase TruB, which translates into the protein MDGFLLVDKAGAMTSHDVVAMARKKLDTKKVGHAGTLDPMATGVLVLGVGIATRLLTYITDGKKAYEATINLGSATHTDDKDGDVISTATAAQIAKVNDEVITNEIAKFVGTIKQRPSSVSAIKIDGKSAHARVRAGESVDIPERDVTIDEIVVKEIRHTATAIEVDVSVTCSAGTYIRAIARDLGERLSIGGHLTSLRRTLVSPFTLQDCQSLANAPLISITSVIEKLFPIRKLDLSQSREITFGRVIEQNQQSGIVAALDSQDNFLALLENKLQGSQVMAAPILVKVSE